The following are encoded in a window of Sphaeramia orbicularis chromosome 20, fSphaOr1.1, whole genome shotgun sequence genomic DNA:
- the LOC115411483 gene encoding NLR family CARD domain-containing protein 3-like isoform X1 — protein MRSNWSKGDPPCCSPEPEPEPSDTQSTGRRDRKRTPGPEVDPASSWGHGFCRQCITSYRDQFGSAGDSSCPQCEETPRTRTGPQMDSAVQNEHKLSLRSRCECVTEGTDEAGGKTHLNRIYTELYILEGQSEDVHTQHEVRTLETASKKKIIHDKPIRCQDIFKALPDQQKPIRVVLTNGVAGVGKTFSVLKFTLDWAEGLENQDVSLVVLLSFRELNLVRDEQYSLLTLLHVFHPTLQKVTAEQINVCKLLFIFDSLDESRLSLDFNDCEVVSDVTQKKPVNVLLTNLIKGNLLPSALIWITSRPAAANQIPPSCVDRVTEVQGFSDDQKEEYFRRRSSDEDLSKTIISHIKKSRSLHIMCQIPLFCWISSMVLEHMLTSDQRGDLPKTLTNLYSHFIMVQTKRKKKKYEKGHETSPEELTEADREVLLKLGRLAFEQMMKGNIMFYQEHLDQSGLDVTEALVYSGVCTEIFKKRSVIFKKTVYSFVHLSVQEFLAAVYIYHCYNTNNTEVLRRFLGQWDHNSTLDVFLREAIKKSLKSENGHLDLLVRFLHGLCLESNQRVLGDLLGPTEISKKKTQRVINNLKEMNTKDVSPDRSINIFHCLTEMNDQTVHQEIQEFLKSENRSEKELSEIQCSALAYMLQMSEEVLDELDLEKYNTSLDGRRRLIPAVRNCRKAELSNCWLLELHCDVVASALRSNPSHLMNLDLSKNYDLMDSGVKRLCFGLESPNCTLETLSLSGCSLSENSCSSLALALRSNPSHLRQLDLSENVKLQDSGVKWLCEFLCCVDCKLQVLRLSDCSLSEISCSSLASALKSNPSHLRELDLSKNEELHDSGVKELRHFLQNPDCELQILRLSGCSLSEISCSSLASALKSNPSHLRELDLSENEELHDSGVKQLCLFLQSGACELKVLRLSACGVTDDGCLTLVEALKSNPNLKVLDLNNNSLMDSTWKLFRDFQQSPNCKLKSLRLDDKRRRKIKREKCHPVSEENTEKTLLKVRSEFVERVSKPNVNKLLDRLLHDEVINDSELEHTKSLGNKNAMARDMIDTVRNKGPKASACLINAICQIDKYLSNTLKLSPCKE, from the exons atGAACATAAGCTCAGTCTGAGGagcagatgtgaatgtgtgactgaaggaACAGATGAAGCAGGAGGTAAAACCCATCTAAACCGGATCTACACTGAGCTCTACATCTTAGAGGGACAGAGTGAAGATGTTCATACCCAACATGAGGTGAGGACGCTGGAGACAGCTTCCAAGAAGAAGATCATCCATGACAAACCCATCAGGTGTCAGGACATCTTCAAAGCCCTACCCGACCAGCAGAAACCCATCAGAGTGGTTCTGACCAACGGCGTGGCTGGAGTTGGAAAAACCTTCTCGGTGCTGAAGTTCACTCTGGACTGGGCCGAGGGTTTAGAAAACCAGGACGTcagtctggtggttctgctgtccttcagagagctgaacctgGTCAGAGATGAGCAGTACAGTCTGCTGACGCTGCTCCATGTTTTCCATCCAACATTACAGAAGGTCACAGCAGAGCAGATCAACGTCTGCAAACTTCTGTTCATCTTCGACAGCCTGGATGAAAGCAGACTTTCACTGGATTTCAACGACTGTGAGGTGGTTTCAGACGTCACACAGAAGAAACCAGTCAACGTCCTGTTGACCAACCTCAtcaaggggaacctgcttccatcagctctcatctggataacttccagacctgcagcagccaatcagatcccccCTTCATGTGTCGACAGGGTAACAGAAGTCCAAGGCTTCAGTGATGACCAGAAGGAGGAGTATTTCAGGAGGAGATCCAGTGATGAAGATCTGTCCAAGACAATCATCTCACACATCAAGAAATCCAGGagcctccacatcatgtgtcaaattccactcttctgctggatcagttctatggttctggagcacatgttgacttcagaccagagaggagatctgcccaagaccctgaccaacctgtactcacacttcatcatggtccagacaaagaggaagaagaagaagtatgAAAAAGGACATGAGACAAGTCCAGAGGAGCTGACAGAGGCTGACCGGGAAGTTCTTCTGAAGTTGGGAAGATTGGCATTTGAACAAATGATGAAAGGAAACATCATGTTCTACCAAGAACACCTGGATCAGTCTGGTCTCGACGTCACAGAGGCCTTGGTGTACTCAGGAGTTTGTACAGAGATCTTCAAAAAAAGGAGTGTGATCTTCAAGAAAACAGTCTACAGCTTTGTTCATCTGAGtgttcaggagtttctggctgcagtcTACATCTACCACTGTTACAACACCAACAACACAGAGGTACTGAGGAGGTTTCTGGGACAATGGGACCATAATTCAACCCTCGATGTCTTCCTGAGAGAAGCCATCAAAAAATCCCTCAAAAGTGAAAATGGTCACCTGGACCTTTTGGTTCGTTTCCTTCATGGTCTTTGTCTGGAGTCCAACCAGAGAGTTTTAGGAGATCTGCTGGGTCCAACAGAGATcagcaaaaagaaaacacagagagtcatcaacaacctgaaggagATGAACACTAAGGATGTCTCTCCTGACCGAAGCATCAACATCTTCCACTGTCTGACGGAGATGAACGATCAAACAGTCCATCAGGAGATCCAAGAGTTCCTGAAGTCAGAGAACAGATCAGAGAAGGAACTCTCTGAGATCCAGTGTTCAGCTCTGGCCTACATGCTGCAGATGTCAGAGGAGGTTCTGGATGAGTTGGACCTTGAGAAGTACAACACGTCATTGGATGGAAGACGGCGACTGATTCCAGCTGTGAGGAACTGCAGAAAGGCTGA ACTTTCTAACTGTTGGCTCTTGGAGCTTCACTGTGACGTTGTGGCCTCAGCTTTGAGGTCCAATCCCTCGCATCTGATGAATCTTGACCTGAGTAAAAACTATGACCTAatggattcaggagtgaagcgACTCTGTTTTGGACTGGAGAGTCCAAACTGCACACTAGAGACTCTGAG TTTGAGCGGCTGCAGTTTGTCTGAGaacagctgttcttctctggctTTGGCTCTGAGGTCCAATCCCTCCCATCTCAGACAGTTAGATCTCAGTGAAAATGTGAAGCTGCAGGATTCTGGAGTGAAGTGGCTGTGTGAATTTCTGTGCTGTGTGGACTGTAAACTGCAGGTTTTGAG ATTGAGTGACTGCAGtttgtcagagatcagctgttcttctctggcctcgGCTCTGAAGTCCAACCCCTCCCATCTCAGAGAACTAGATCTCAGTAAAAATGAAGAGCTGCACGACTCAGGAGTGAAGGAGCTGCGTCATTTTCTGCAGAATCCAGACTGTGAACTAcagattctgag ATTGAGCGGCTGCAGtttgtcagagatcagctgttcttctctggcctcgGCTCTGAAGTCCAACCCCTCCCACCTCAGAGAACTAGACCTCAGTGAAAATGAAGAGCTGCACGACTCAGGAGTGAAGCAGCTGTGTTTGTTTCTGCAAAGTGGAGCCTGTGAACTAAAGGTTCTGAG ACTGAGCGCCTGTGGGGTGACAGATGATGGTTGCTTGACTCTGGTAGAAGCTCTGAAGTCCAACCCAAACCTCAAAGTCTTGGACTTGAACAACAACAGCTTGATGGATTCAACATGGAAGCTGTTCCGTGATTTTCAGCAGAGTCCGAACTGTAAACTGAAGAGTTTGAG ACTAGATGACAAAAGGCGGCGCAAAATCAAACGGGAAAAAT GTCATCCTGTAAGTGAAGAAAACACAGAGAAGACTTTGCTGAAGGTTCGGTCAGAGTTTGTTGAGCGTGTGTCTAAACCTAATGTAAACAAGCTGCTGGACAGACTTTTACATGACGAAgttataaatgacagtgaattaGAACATACTAAATCACTAGGTAATAAAAATGCCATGGCTAGAGACATGATTGACACGGTACGAAATAAAGGCCCAAAAGCCAGCGCGTGTCTGATAAACGCCATTTGTCAGATTGATAAATATCTGTCAAACACCCTGAAACTGAGCCCATGTAAAGAATAG
- the LOC115411483 gene encoding NACHT, LRR and PYD domains-containing protein 12-like isoform X2, whose translation MRSNWSKGDPPCCSPEPEPEPSDTQSTGRRDRKRTPGPEVDPASSWGHGFCRQCITSYRDQFGSAGDSSCPQCEETPRTRTGPQMDSAVQNEHKLSLRSRCECVTEGTDEAGGKTHLNRIYTELYILEGQSEDVHTQHEVRTLETASKKKIIHDKPIRCQDIFKALPDQQKPIRVVLTNGVAGVGKTFSVLKFTLDWAEGLENQDVSLVVLLSFRELNLVRDEQYSLLTLLHVFHPTLQKVTAEQINVCKLLFIFDSLDESRLSLDFNDCEVVSDVTQKKPVNVLLTNLIKGNLLPSALIWITSRPAAANQIPPSCVDRVTEVQGFSDDQKEEYFRRRSSDEDLSKTIISHIKKSRSLHIMCQIPLFCWISSMVLEHMLTSDQRGDLPKTLTNLYSHFIMVQTKRKKKKYEKGHETSPEELTEADREVLLKLGRLAFEQMMKGNIMFYQEHLDQSGLDVTEALVYSGVCTEIFKKRSVIFKKTVYSFVHLSVQEFLAAVYIYHCYNTNNTEVLRRFLGQWDHNSTLDVFLREAIKKSLKSENGHLDLLVRFLHGLCLESNQRVLGDLLGPTEISKKKTQRVINNLKEMNTKDVSPDRSINIFHCLTEMNDQTVHQEIQEFLKSENRSEKELSEIQCSALAYMLQMSEEVLDELDLEKYNTSLDGRRRLIPAVRNCRKAELSNCWLLELHCDVVASALRSNPSHLMNLDLSKNYDLMDSGVKRLCFGLESPNCTLETLSLSGCSLSENSCSSLALALRSNPSHLRQLDLSENVKLQDSGVKWLCEFLCCVDCKLQVLRLSDCSLSEISCSSLASALKSNPSHLRELDLSKNEELHDSGVKELRHFLQNPDCELQILRLSGCSLSEISCSSLASALKSNPSHLRELDLSENEELHDSGVKQLCLFLQSGACELKVLRLSACGVTDDGCLTLVEALKSNPNLKVLDLNNNSLMDSTWKLFRDFQQSPNCKLKSLR comes from the exons atGAACATAAGCTCAGTCTGAGGagcagatgtgaatgtgtgactgaaggaACAGATGAAGCAGGAGGTAAAACCCATCTAAACCGGATCTACACTGAGCTCTACATCTTAGAGGGACAGAGTGAAGATGTTCATACCCAACATGAGGTGAGGACGCTGGAGACAGCTTCCAAGAAGAAGATCATCCATGACAAACCCATCAGGTGTCAGGACATCTTCAAAGCCCTACCCGACCAGCAGAAACCCATCAGAGTGGTTCTGACCAACGGCGTGGCTGGAGTTGGAAAAACCTTCTCGGTGCTGAAGTTCACTCTGGACTGGGCCGAGGGTTTAGAAAACCAGGACGTcagtctggtggttctgctgtccttcagagagctgaacctgGTCAGAGATGAGCAGTACAGTCTGCTGACGCTGCTCCATGTTTTCCATCCAACATTACAGAAGGTCACAGCAGAGCAGATCAACGTCTGCAAACTTCTGTTCATCTTCGACAGCCTGGATGAAAGCAGACTTTCACTGGATTTCAACGACTGTGAGGTGGTTTCAGACGTCACACAGAAGAAACCAGTCAACGTCCTGTTGACCAACCTCAtcaaggggaacctgcttccatcagctctcatctggataacttccagacctgcagcagccaatcagatcccccCTTCATGTGTCGACAGGGTAACAGAAGTCCAAGGCTTCAGTGATGACCAGAAGGAGGAGTATTTCAGGAGGAGATCCAGTGATGAAGATCTGTCCAAGACAATCATCTCACACATCAAGAAATCCAGGagcctccacatcatgtgtcaaattccactcttctgctggatcagttctatggttctggagcacatgttgacttcagaccagagaggagatctgcccaagaccctgaccaacctgtactcacacttcatcatggtccagacaaagaggaagaagaagaagtatgAAAAAGGACATGAGACAAGTCCAGAGGAGCTGACAGAGGCTGACCGGGAAGTTCTTCTGAAGTTGGGAAGATTGGCATTTGAACAAATGATGAAAGGAAACATCATGTTCTACCAAGAACACCTGGATCAGTCTGGTCTCGACGTCACAGAGGCCTTGGTGTACTCAGGAGTTTGTACAGAGATCTTCAAAAAAAGGAGTGTGATCTTCAAGAAAACAGTCTACAGCTTTGTTCATCTGAGtgttcaggagtttctggctgcagtcTACATCTACCACTGTTACAACACCAACAACACAGAGGTACTGAGGAGGTTTCTGGGACAATGGGACCATAATTCAACCCTCGATGTCTTCCTGAGAGAAGCCATCAAAAAATCCCTCAAAAGTGAAAATGGTCACCTGGACCTTTTGGTTCGTTTCCTTCATGGTCTTTGTCTGGAGTCCAACCAGAGAGTTTTAGGAGATCTGCTGGGTCCAACAGAGATcagcaaaaagaaaacacagagagtcatcaacaacctgaaggagATGAACACTAAGGATGTCTCTCCTGACCGAAGCATCAACATCTTCCACTGTCTGACGGAGATGAACGATCAAACAGTCCATCAGGAGATCCAAGAGTTCCTGAAGTCAGAGAACAGATCAGAGAAGGAACTCTCTGAGATCCAGTGTTCAGCTCTGGCCTACATGCTGCAGATGTCAGAGGAGGTTCTGGATGAGTTGGACCTTGAGAAGTACAACACGTCATTGGATGGAAGACGGCGACTGATTCCAGCTGTGAGGAACTGCAGAAAGGCTGA ACTTTCTAACTGTTGGCTCTTGGAGCTTCACTGTGACGTTGTGGCCTCAGCTTTGAGGTCCAATCCCTCGCATCTGATGAATCTTGACCTGAGTAAAAACTATGACCTAatggattcaggagtgaagcgACTCTGTTTTGGACTGGAGAGTCCAAACTGCACACTAGAGACTCTGAG TTTGAGCGGCTGCAGTTTGTCTGAGaacagctgttcttctctggctTTGGCTCTGAGGTCCAATCCCTCCCATCTCAGACAGTTAGATCTCAGTGAAAATGTGAAGCTGCAGGATTCTGGAGTGAAGTGGCTGTGTGAATTTCTGTGCTGTGTGGACTGTAAACTGCAGGTTTTGAG ATTGAGTGACTGCAGtttgtcagagatcagctgttcttctctggcctcgGCTCTGAAGTCCAACCCCTCCCATCTCAGAGAACTAGATCTCAGTAAAAATGAAGAGCTGCACGACTCAGGAGTGAAGGAGCTGCGTCATTTTCTGCAGAATCCAGACTGTGAACTAcagattctgag ATTGAGCGGCTGCAGtttgtcagagatcagctgttcttctctggcctcgGCTCTGAAGTCCAACCCCTCCCACCTCAGAGAACTAGACCTCAGTGAAAATGAAGAGCTGCACGACTCAGGAGTGAAGCAGCTGTGTTTGTTTCTGCAAAGTGGAGCCTGTGAACTAAAGGTTCTGAG ACTGAGCGCCTGTGGGGTGACAGATGATGGTTGCTTGACTCTGGTAGAAGCTCTGAAGTCCAACCCAAACCTCAAAGTCTTGGACTTGAACAACAACAGCTTGATGGATTCAACATGGAAGCTGTTCCGTGATTTTCAGCAGAGTCCGAACTGTAAACTGAAGAGTTTGAG ATGA